A stretch of Lysobacter sp. K5869 DNA encodes these proteins:
- a CDS encoding recombination-associated protein RdgC: MFFRNVTMFRFPTSLDLSALDAGLAECVLKPVGPLELSSAGFISPFGRDCEALSQRIGNAIWLTVGSENRLLPGAVVSEALAKRLAAIEKEEGAIPGPRTRRRLKDEIIVDMLPRAFVRPGRIDAVLDLDLGLIAVNTSSRKAAEGVVSEIRRALGSFPALPLSAESAARSILTGWVAGEDLPEGLAIGDECELSDSADERAKAKFTRQEVESEEIGRHLDTGMQVSRLALTLDDQASFVVGDDLVLRKFRLLDGAVDKLEHNDSDGLRAELDARFALFSAELKRVFQALHAGFTFVTPEA; encoded by the coding sequence ATGTTTTTCCGCAACGTCACGATGTTCCGTTTCCCGACGTCGCTCGACCTGTCCGCGCTCGACGCCGGCCTGGCCGAGTGCGTCTTGAAGCCGGTCGGCCCGCTCGAGCTGTCGTCGGCCGGCTTCATTTCCCCGTTCGGCCGCGACTGCGAAGCGCTGTCGCAGCGCATCGGCAATGCCATCTGGCTGACGGTCGGCAGCGAGAACCGTCTGCTGCCCGGCGCGGTGGTGAGCGAGGCGCTGGCGAAGCGCCTGGCCGCCATCGAGAAGGAAGAAGGCGCCATTCCGGGCCCGCGCACGCGCCGCCGCCTGAAGGACGAAATCATCGTCGACATGCTGCCGCGCGCGTTCGTGCGACCCGGCCGTATCGACGCCGTGCTCGACTTGGACCTGGGCCTGATCGCGGTCAACACCAGCAGCCGCAAGGCCGCCGAGGGCGTCGTGAGCGAGATTCGCCGCGCGCTGGGGAGCTTTCCAGCGCTGCCGCTCAGCGCCGAATCGGCGGCGCGCTCGATCCTGACCGGCTGGGTCGCCGGCGAAGACCTGCCCGAAGGGCTGGCGATCGGCGACGAGTGCGAACTGTCCGATTCCGCCGACGAGCGCGCCAAGGCCAAGTTCACCCGCCAGGAGGTGGAGAGCGAGGAAATCGGCCGGCACCTGGACACCGGGATGCAGGTTTCGCGCCTGGCGCTGACCCTGGACGACCAAGCCTCGTTCGTCGTCGGCGATGACCTGGTCCTGCGCAAATTCCGCCTGCTCGATGGCGCGGTGGACAAGCTCGAGCACAACGACAGCGACGGCCTGCGCGCCGAGCTGGACGCGCGGTTCGCGCTGTTCTCCGCCGAACTGAAGCGTGTTTTCCAAGCGCTGCACGCCGGCTTCACTTTCGTCACGCCGGAGGCCTGA
- a CDS encoding DNA cytosine methyltransferase: MADGSQHEFNFPRHSAPPKLPAGELVVDLFAGGGGASYALEAELGRAVDIAINHNEIAIGMHAANHPLTRHLCEDVFKADPCAETGGRRIGWLHASPDCTHFSQAKGGQPRSREIRALAWVILKWVGKTRKRGAPPRIVSLENVEQMLKWGPLVAKRDKTTGRVVKLDGSIAAPGERTPLREQFLVPDKRHEGRTWRQFVAAMAKQGVPLEYRKLVARHWGAGTTRKRLFGIGRSDGVPVRWPEPTHGPDCSLPFVTAADCIDWSKEGRSIFNRARPLVRNTIMRVLDGARRGHWPQPYIDALEALRDGQEPRLLLTPEEVEAFGITHMDSLIMAVGGGGVPRSVAEGVPTITEGGQGGARPQLIRPAMMAVLLGTQSTSAAKPVSDGMPTITTGGATNAKHPGCARPQLFEPVIAPYYGSGSGRTGKPASESLPAVTTKTRFSVAEPVIVSTCNASRIGRARLASDSVGTITTARGGDFACAVPVLRAFRIDILYRMLDAPELFAAQGFPPEYIIDRTADGRRLKVHESVAMVGNSVSPPPLRAIVRANLEVR, from the coding sequence ATGGCTGACGGCTCCCAGCACGAGTTCAATTTCCCGCGGCACAGCGCGCCGCCCAAGCTGCCGGCAGGCGAACTTGTTGTCGATCTGTTCGCCGGCGGCGGCGGGGCCAGCTACGCCCTTGAGGCCGAGCTGGGCCGGGCAGTCGACATCGCCATCAATCACAACGAAATCGCGATCGGGATGCACGCCGCGAACCACCCTCTCACGAGGCATTTGTGCGAGGACGTTTTCAAGGCTGACCCCTGCGCAGAAACCGGCGGCCGCCGAATTGGCTGGCTGCACGCGTCGCCGGACTGCACGCATTTCAGCCAAGCGAAAGGAGGTCAGCCGCGCAGCAGGGAAATTCGCGCGCTGGCGTGGGTGATCCTGAAGTGGGTAGGAAAGACCAGGAAGCGCGGCGCGCCGCCGCGGATCGTCAGCTTGGAGAATGTCGAGCAGATGCTGAAATGGGGGCCGCTTGTCGCAAAGCGCGACAAGACCACCGGCCGAGTCGTCAAGCTCGATGGAAGTATAGCCGCGCCTGGCGAGCGCACGCCGCTACGCGAGCAGTTCCTGGTCCCAGACAAGCGGCACGAGGGCCGCACCTGGCGCCAGTTCGTCGCCGCGATGGCTAAGCAAGGCGTTCCCCTCGAGTACCGAAAGCTCGTCGCGCGGCATTGGGGTGCCGGCACCACCCGCAAGCGCCTTTTCGGCATTGGTAGAAGCGACGGCGTTCCGGTCCGTTGGCCGGAGCCGACGCACGGGCCGGACTGTTCGCTGCCGTTCGTCACCGCGGCGGATTGCATCGACTGGTCGAAGGAAGGCCGTTCGATTTTCAACCGGGCTCGCCCGCTAGTGCGCAACACCATAATGCGCGTCCTAGACGGCGCGCGGCGCGGTCATTGGCCGCAGCCATACATCGACGCGCTAGAAGCGTTGCGGGACGGTCAAGAGCCGCGGCTTCTACTGACCCCCGAGGAGGTAGAGGCTTTTGGCATCACCCACATGGACAGCCTGATCATGGCTGTCGGCGGTGGCGGAGTGCCGCGTTCGGTTGCCGAAGGCGTCCCCACCATCACCGAGGGCGGCCAGGGAGGCGCAAGGCCTCAACTGATCCGACCGGCGATGATGGCTGTACTGCTCGGCACTCAGAGCACAAGCGCCGCGAAGCCCGTTAGCGATGGAATGCCGACGATCACCACCGGCGGCGCTACGAACGCGAAGCATCCGGGCTGCGCGCGACCCCAACTGTTCGAACCAGTCATCGCGCCCTATTACGGGAGCGGGAGCGGTCGAACGGGAAAACCCGCCTCGGAATCGCTCCCAGCGGTCACGACGAAGACTCGCTTCAGCGTCGCCGAACCTGTGATCGTGTCGACCTGCAACGCGAGCCGAATCGGTCGCGCACGCCTCGCCAGCGATTCCGTCGGAACGATCACAACCGCGAGGGGCGGTGATTTCGCTTGCGCGGTCCCGGTGCTGCGAGCCTTTCGAATCGACATCCTCTATCGGATGCTCGATGCGCCGGAGCTGTTCGCCGCGCAAGGCTTCCCGCCTGAATACATCATCGACCGAACCGCGGACGGTCGGCGCCTCAAGGTGCATGAGTCCGTCGCGATGGTCGGCAACAGCGTGAGCCCGCCCCCGCTTCGCGCGATCGTGAGGGCAAATTTGGAGGTGCGATGA
- a CDS encoding lambda-exonuclease family protein, whose protein sequence is MSAPLIHREIEQHSPEWYAIKAGKWSASSAAVIMGGLDTGGLASLIQDIAWERVFGPTGGGFKSSAMERGNELEPEARAWFCQERGVQIEQVGFVLHATLPNVGWSPDGLYVGDARRAIEAKCPLHKAWMSCKKQGKVPAEYRWQTRWAMWVGQLDGLEFLAYHPQAGGLLIDCEITEDERQQMEERVALLEPKVQQWIEVIGNSRNTYQPPRAEGFDISDPDVRF, encoded by the coding sequence ATGTCCGCACCCCTCATTCATCGCGAAATCGAGCAGCACAGCCCGGAGTGGTACGCGATCAAAGCCGGGAAGTGGAGCGCGTCCAGCGCCGCCGTCATCATGGGCGGCCTGGACACCGGCGGACTCGCGTCGCTGATCCAGGACATCGCGTGGGAGCGCGTTTTCGGCCCCACCGGCGGCGGGTTCAAGTCGTCCGCGATGGAGCGCGGCAACGAGCTGGAGCCCGAGGCGCGCGCCTGGTTCTGCCAGGAGCGCGGCGTTCAAATCGAGCAGGTCGGCTTCGTCCTGCACGCTACGCTGCCGAACGTGGGCTGGTCTCCCGACGGGCTCTACGTCGGCGACGCGCGCCGCGCCATCGAGGCGAAGTGCCCGCTGCACAAGGCTTGGATGTCCTGCAAAAAGCAGGGCAAGGTTCCGGCTGAATATCGCTGGCAAACGCGCTGGGCGATGTGGGTCGGGCAGCTCGACGGGCTGGAATTCCTCGCCTACCACCCGCAGGCCGGCGGCCTGCTGATCGACTGCGAAATCACTGAGGACGAGCGCCAGCAGATGGAAGAGCGCGTGGCGCTGCTGGAGCCGAAGGTTCAGCAGTGGATCGAAGTCATCGGCAACAGCCGGAACACGTACCAGCCGCCGCGCGCTGAAGGGTTCGACATCAGCGATCCGGACGTGAGGTTCTGA
- a CDS encoding integrase has translation MPRGRPRTRAANLPRHIDHLKVPKGIYWDASGAGRWYVLEPAPEKRTGKRARPVAGPEAKLSDLHAIAEARAGKAMQGSIAFVMDRFHDSYEFKQLSPKTREHYGDYLKAIKVYRVKNGAQLGDLLIDKLTPGGVRKVIHAIALGRPAEKPGEEAVPGYPTKANHWLRYLRRVAGWGYENDECKTNPFKGVSEVQERANNRMPDLLLFRAVQDFVRARGQLGGRKKGALPPYTWAAMELAYQARLRGIEVLTMNDAHVEAERLRTNRRKGSRDNLTRIGERMAEALEVLLARRAAIWAKKRMPTPLRPEDRTILVSERGTPLTSSGWHSMWQRLMREAIKAGVLKPEQRFALHGLKHRGITDSKGDKRAESGLTEAMVRHYDHDVPEVEPAADPAVKHQAES, from the coding sequence ATGCCACGAGGACGGCCAAGAACGCGCGCGGCGAACCTGCCGCGCCACATCGATCACCTGAAGGTGCCGAAGGGCATCTATTGGGACGCCAGCGGCGCGGGCCGCTGGTACGTGCTGGAGCCGGCGCCGGAGAAGCGCACAGGCAAGCGCGCGCGGCCGGTGGCCGGCCCCGAGGCGAAGCTGTCGGACCTGCACGCGATCGCCGAGGCGCGCGCGGGCAAAGCCATGCAGGGCTCCATCGCTTTCGTTATGGACCGGTTCCACGACAGCTACGAGTTCAAGCAGTTGAGCCCGAAAACGCGCGAGCACTACGGCGATTATTTGAAGGCGATCAAGGTCTACCGCGTCAAGAACGGCGCGCAGCTCGGTGACCTGCTGATCGACAAGCTGACGCCCGGCGGCGTGCGCAAGGTCATTCACGCGATCGCGCTCGGCCGGCCGGCGGAGAAGCCCGGCGAGGAAGCGGTGCCAGGCTACCCGACGAAGGCGAACCACTGGCTGCGCTACCTGCGCCGCGTTGCGGGCTGGGGCTACGAGAACGACGAGTGCAAGACCAACCCGTTCAAGGGCGTCAGCGAGGTGCAGGAGCGCGCGAACAATCGGATGCCCGACTTGCTGCTGTTCCGCGCCGTGCAGGACTTCGTTCGCGCGCGCGGGCAGCTCGGCGGCCGCAAGAAAGGCGCCCTTCCGCCCTACACCTGGGCCGCGATGGAACTGGCCTATCAGGCCCGGCTCCGCGGCATTGAGGTGCTGACGATGAACGACGCGCACGTGGAGGCCGAGCGGCTGCGCACGAACCGGCGCAAGGGCAGCCGGGACAACCTGACCCGGATCGGCGAACGCATGGCCGAGGCGCTGGAGGTGCTGCTGGCGCGGCGCGCGGCGATATGGGCGAAAAAGCGGATGCCGACGCCGCTGCGGCCGGAGGATCGGACGATCCTGGTCAGCGAGCGCGGCACGCCGCTGACGAGCTCGGGCTGGCATTCGATGTGGCAGCGCCTGATGCGCGAGGCGATCAAGGCCGGCGTGCTGAAGCCGGAGCAGCGGTTCGCGCTGCACGGCCTCAAGCACCGCGGCATCACCGATTCGAAGGGCGACAAGCGCGCGGAATCGGGCCTGACCGAGGCGATGGTTCGGCACTACGACCACGATGTGCCCGAGGTCGAACCGGCCGCAGACCCCGCCGTGAAACATCAGGCAGAGAGCTAA
- a CDS encoding recombination protein NinB: MMATFVLDRRLPEYEAVKRRFLDALGSELREGARSVTIAEPKRSNEQNARMWVLLQDLAEQVGYKPARWRADRLIEDGAYVLLSEFPRARRLTSAQFKDLFTAALFQPHTFAGLYGGVVAFGERTSQMSVRQLTQLMDLIDEFGNERGVIWSAPPAGR, translated from the coding sequence ATGATGGCGACCTTCGTCCTGGATCGGCGGCTGCCGGAGTACGAAGCGGTGAAACGCCGCTTCCTGGACGCCCTCGGCTCCGAGCTTCGCGAGGGCGCGCGCAGCGTGACCATCGCGGAGCCGAAGCGCTCCAACGAGCAGAACGCTCGCATGTGGGTGCTTCTCCAGGACTTGGCCGAACAGGTCGGCTACAAGCCGGCGCGCTGGCGCGCTGATCGCCTGATCGAAGACGGCGCCTACGTCTTGCTGTCCGAGTTTCCCCGCGCGCGGCGCCTGACGTCCGCGCAGTTCAAGGACTTGTTCACCGCGGCGCTTTTCCAGCCGCACACCTTCGCCGGCCTGTACGGCGGTGTCGTCGCCTTCGGCGAGCGCACGTCGCAGATGAGCGTGCGGCAACTCACCCAGCTTATGGACCTGATCGACGAGTTCGGCAACGAGCGCGGCGTGATCTGGTCCGCGCCTCCCGCCGGCAGGTAG
- a CDS encoding Bax inhibitor-1/YccA family protein, giving the protein MRSGNPALKESTFLDLGSGAVVRGGDQAMSLNGTVNKTGFLLLLTVLTAAFAWNQIEIGPRGQVSGAGLYLWGGLIGGFVLSMVTIFKKEWSPISAPLYALLEGFFLGAISSIFEARFPGIVIQAVMLTFGTLFALLAAYRTGLIKATENFKLGVVAATGGIGLVYLASIVLRMFNIEIPYIHQSGIIGIGFSLFVVVIAALNLVLDFDFIETGVEQGAPKYMEWYGAFGLMVTLVWLYIEFLRLLSKLQSRN; this is encoded by the coding sequence ATGCGCAGCGGCAATCCCGCCCTCAAGGAATCCACCTTCCTCGACCTCGGCAGCGGCGCGGTCGTCCGCGGCGGCGATCAGGCGATGAGCCTGAACGGAACGGTCAACAAGACCGGCTTCCTGCTGTTGCTGACCGTGCTCACCGCCGCCTTCGCCTGGAACCAGATCGAGATCGGCCCGCGCGGACAGGTCTCCGGCGCCGGCCTGTATCTGTGGGGCGGCCTGATCGGCGGCTTCGTGCTGAGCATGGTCACCATCTTCAAGAAGGAGTGGTCGCCGATCAGCGCGCCGCTGTACGCGCTGCTGGAAGGCTTCTTCCTCGGCGCGATCTCCTCGATCTTCGAAGCGCGCTTCCCGGGCATCGTGATCCAGGCGGTGATGCTGACCTTCGGCACCTTGTTCGCGCTGCTGGCGGCGTACCGCACCGGCCTGATCAAGGCCACCGAGAACTTCAAGCTCGGCGTAGTCGCGGCCACCGGCGGCATCGGCCTGGTGTATCTGGCGTCGATCGTGCTGCGCATGTTCAACATCGAAATCCCCTACATCCACCAGTCCGGCATCATCGGCATCGGCTTCAGCCTGTTCGTGGTGGTGATCGCCGCGCTGAACCTGGTGCTGGATTTCGACTTCATCGAAACCGGCGTCGAGCAAGGCGCGCCGAAGTACATGGAGTGGTACGGCGCGTTCGGCCTGATGGTCACCCTGGTGTGGCTGTACATCGAGTTCCTGCGCCTGCTGTCGAAGCTGCAGTCGCGCAACTGA